The following coding sequences lie in one Osmerus mordax isolate fOsmMor3 chromosome 13, fOsmMor3.pri, whole genome shotgun sequence genomic window:
- the mc1r gene encoding melanocyte-stimulating hormone receptor, whose translation MNRSSQQHSFVMHHMELSPLTMYMDDNATHNASNGEHNATGCVQIRIPQELFLTLGLISLVENILVVLAIIKNRNLHSPMYYFICCLAVSDMLVSVSNVVETLFMLLNEQGLLQVTQDMLRHLDNVIDIMICSSVVSSLSFLCTIAADRYITIFYALRYHSIMTTQRAVVIIVLVWMASITSSTLFIVYHTDNAVIVCLVTFFFITLVFTAVLYLHMFILAHVHSRRIMAFHKSRRQATSMKGAITLTILLGVFILCWGPFFLHLILILTCPKTPFCTCFFSHFNLFLILIICNSLIDPLIYAYRSQELRKTLKELLICSWCWHFSM comes from the coding sequence ATGAACCGTAGTTCCCAGCAGCACAGTTTCGTCATGCACCATATGGAGCTGAGTCCCCTCACCATGTACATGGACGACAACGCGACCCACAACGCCAGCAATGGGGAGCATAACGCCACTGGCTGCGTGCAGATTCGAATCCCGCAAGAGTTGTTCCTAACGCTGGGCCTCATTAGTCTGGTTGAAAACATTCTTGTGGTGCTGGCCATCATAAAAAATCGCAACCTGCACTCACCCATGTACTACTTTatctgctgtctggctgtctccgACATGCTGGTGAGCGTCAGTAATGTGGTGGAGACGCTGTTCATGCTCCTGAACGAGCAGGGGTTGCTGCAGGTGACCCAAGATATGCTGAGACACCTGGACAATGTCATAGACATTATGATCTGCAGCTCTGTGGTGTCCTCGCTGTCTTTCCTGTGCACCATCGCTGCAGATAGATACATCACCATCTTCTACGCTCTACGCTACCACAGCATTATGACCACGCAGCGCGCCGTGGTCATTATCGTCCTGGTGTGGATGGCCAGCATCACCTCCAGTACGCTATTTATCGTCTACCACACCGACAACGCCGTAATTGTTTGCCTGGTGACGTTCTTTTTCATCACGCTAGTGTTCACTGCCGTGCTCTACTTGCACATGTTCATTCTGGCACACGTGCACTCGCGGCGCATCATGGCCTTTCACAAGAGCCGCCGCCAGGCCACGAGCATGAAGGGAGCCATCACGCTCACCATCCTGCTTGGGGTCTTCATCCTCTGCTGGGGCCctttcttcctccacctcatcctcatcctcacctgtcCCAAGACGCCATTCTGTACCTGTTTTTTCAGCCACTTTAACCttttcctcatcctcatcatctgtAATTCGCTCATCGATCCTCTCATCTATGCCTATCGGAGCCAGGAGCTGCGAAAAACGCTCAAAGAACTGCTCATCTGCTCATGGTGCTGGCACTTCAGTATGTGA